Proteins from a genomic interval of Mycolicibacterium grossiae:
- a CDS encoding GNAT family N-acetyltransferase, which translates to MPLTDKTGAPVEVVRREGDYAVLVDGNPVGLTAFADRDGARIFYHTEVDDAFGGRGLATIVIAEALAATRGDGLRIVPVCPTVAAYVKKHDEYADVVDRPTREVLAWLRERVGAPDLR; encoded by the coding sequence ATGCCGTTGACCGACAAGACCGGTGCACCCGTCGAGGTGGTCCGCCGCGAGGGCGACTACGCCGTCCTCGTCGACGGAAATCCGGTAGGCCTCACCGCCTTCGCTGACCGCGACGGTGCGCGGATCTTCTACCACACCGAGGTCGACGATGCGTTCGGCGGACGCGGCCTCGCGACCATCGTCATCGCCGAGGCGTTGGCGGCCACGCGCGGCGACGGCCTGCGCATCGTGCCGGTGTGCCCGACGGTCGCCGCGTACGTGAAGAAGCACGACGAGTACGCCGACGTGGTCGACCGTCCGACGCGCGAGGTCCTCGCGTGGCTCCGCGAGCGCGTCGGCGC